A window of Methanocaldococcus vulcanius M7 genomic DNA:
AAAAAAGATCAGCAAGATACTTCATGGAACTCCTTTAATAATTGGAATAAGGACAAGAAACGCTCCAATGGAGCACGGAGTTGTTTATGATCGATATAATATAAAGGCAGTTACTTTTGAGACATTTAGGGATTATTTAGAGGGAAGTCCGCCCATGGTTTATGCAAATAGAGGAGGATTTTTTGTAAAGATAGATGGAAATGTATTAAAAGAGGTTAGAGAGTCGATGGGCATTTCGGTTGGGAAACTTGCAGAGGTTGCAGGTGTTTCAAGAAAGGCAATATACAAATATGAAACGCAGATGGCTAATCCATCAGTAGATGTAGCTATTAAAATAGAGGAATTTTTAGATGTCCCACTGGTTAGGGGCATAGATCTGTTTGAGCCCGTTGAAGACGAGGATGTTGAGAACAAATTAGAAAATTTAGAGGATTTTAAAAAGGAAGCAATAAATTTTTTAAATGACCTGGGATTTAAATCGTTCGTTGTTGAGAAAGCACCTTTCGATGCTGTGGCAGAAAAAGATACCGAAAAAGATATGAATATTCTACTAACCAACATAGAGGAAAAAAGTAGTGAGGAAGTAAAGAGAAAGGCACTTTTTGTTAGAGAACTTTCTAAAATGTTGGATGGATATTCTCTCCTAATATTAGAAGAAAAAGAAAAAGAATACAAAAATTTACCGGTTATTAGTTTAAATGAATTAAAAAAGATGGATGATGCTCTTGAATTGATAGAGCATATAAAGTCCATGTTAAAATCATTTTAAAATTTGATTCAGTTTTTTACTGTTCTTATTTTGACTTTTTATATTCTGTTATGTAATATTTTAATATTCCAGCGTTTAATAGCCAAGTATTTAAAATATCCGCAACTAATGCTAAAATTAGAACGGTAGCAATGTTTGCCAGTATCTCTGCTACTGGGATGAATAACTTCACTACAATCAGTAGGATAAGCATTGCAGTTATTGTTGTTAAAGTCATAGTTAATCCTGTCTTCATTGCTTCTTTTACTGTTTCATCAAAACTCTTTGTTAATCGTTTTAAAACTCTTGTAGTTAATAAAATGTCTGAATCTACACTGTATCCGATAACCATTAAAAGTGCTGCAATAGTTGCAGACGAAAGTTCTATTTTCAGTAAACTCATTCCTCCCAATGCCATTATTATATCCGAGAGAGCGGAGAGGATTATAGCCCCACTTGGTACTGGACTTCTGAAATATAGGTAGACAACAATAGCCATAAACAAAAATGCAAACCCAACGGCTTTAAATCCTTCTTCAAAAAACTTTTTACTTAAAGTTGCTCCGATAGTTTTTTCTGAGTAATCCAACTTACTTAAACTATCCACATGAAAGAACTCCATAACCTTCTGTTTTACAAAATCAACATATTCA
This region includes:
- a CDS encoding transcriptional regulator, producing the protein MREILISECIELLRAHKFIVSKPLGRSCFDMVASKEDIRLILKILKNIDSLSKDQSKELKKISKILHGTPLIIGIRTRNAPMEHGVVYDRYNIKAVTFETFRDYLEGSPPMVYANRGGFFVKIDGNVLKEVRESMGISVGKLAEVAGVSRKAIYKYETQMANPSVDVAIKIEEFLDVPLVRGIDLFEPVEDEDVENKLENLEDFKKEAINFLNDLGFKSFVVEKAPFDAVAEKDTEKDMNILLTNIEEKSSEEVKRKALFVRELSKMLDGYSLLILEEKEKEYKNLPVISLNELKKMDDALELIEHIKSMLKSF
- a CDS encoding protein translocase subunit SecF, with product MIKDYRVSIAIPLCLLILSIVLIGVNGIPKSIDITGGTEITIKVNKDIDITPLKEMLDGKATVKKLKSADGYYIVIRCKNEYVDFVKQKVMEFFHVDSLSKLDYSEKTIGATLSKKFFEEGFKAVGFAFLFMAIVVYLYFRSPVPSGAIILSALSDIIMALGGMSLLKIELSSATIAALLMVIGYSVDSDILLTTRVLKRLTKSFDETVKEAMKTGLTMTLTTITAMLILLIVVKLFIPVAEILANIATVLILALVADILNTWLLNAGILKYYITEYKKSK